The following coding sequences lie in one Pirellulales bacterium genomic window:
- a CDS encoding HlyD family efflux transporter periplasmic adaptor subunit: MPRHIVSLQNCSEFRQTLEARPPVLLHATAALAMAAIGVALVWAALTPATLVVRSTGRVRPVAQTAPVFAPATTKADLRIARVLHREGDRVARGAPLAVLDTQRLENDVARLTRTIATTDAELVKLDELAERLTTQFAAAEAKAQAELEQATREIERTKTLRESEARRMEAELTAARDRHERNLKLAATNAVTAATVVEGESKLRESEEKLATARLPVDESKRAVFERALALVGEDHQVKLAELDARRVAKRGERATAEKDLANLTLELEQATLRAPIDGVVTKGRYRVGDRIEPGKAAFELAADDAYCFEAAVVSEDVGRLRQQMKARVKFDAFDFQRYGTLAGEVSFISPDSTLLTEPAGRGTVYVVRVRLTGRELRRGELRGAIKLGMAGTVEIVTDRQSVLMVLVRRIRSSISLG; encoded by the coding sequence ATGCCAAGGCACATTGTTTCGTTACAGAATTGCAGCGAGTTTCGGCAGACCTTGGAAGCGCGGCCGCCGGTTTTGTTGCACGCGACCGCCGCGCTGGCGATGGCGGCGATCGGCGTTGCGCTGGTGTGGGCCGCGCTGACCCCGGCGACCTTGGTGGTGCGTTCGACGGGGCGGGTGCGGCCTGTGGCGCAAACGGCGCCGGTCTTTGCGCCGGCGACCACCAAGGCCGATCTACGGATCGCGCGGGTGCTGCACCGCGAGGGAGATCGCGTGGCGCGGGGCGCGCCGCTGGCGGTGCTCGATACGCAGCGCTTGGAAAACGACGTGGCGCGGCTGACGCGCACGATCGCCACCACCGACGCGGAGCTGGTCAAGCTGGACGAACTGGCCGAGCGGTTGACCACGCAATTCGCCGCGGCCGAGGCCAAGGCGCAGGCCGAGCTTGAGCAGGCGACGCGCGAGATCGAGCGAACCAAGACATTGCGCGAGAGCGAAGCGCGGCGCATGGAAGCGGAATTGACTGCCGCCCGCGACCGGCATGAACGCAATTTGAAACTGGCGGCGACCAACGCCGTGACCGCGGCGACTGTGGTGGAAGGCGAGAGCAAGCTGCGCGAAAGCGAGGAGAAGTTGGCGACCGCGCGGCTGCCGGTGGACGAGAGCAAGCGCGCCGTGTTCGAGCGGGCATTGGCGCTGGTGGGCGAGGATCATCAGGTCAAGCTGGCCGAACTCGACGCGCGGCGGGTGGCCAAGCGCGGCGAGCGGGCCACCGCCGAGAAAGACCTGGCGAACTTGACGCTCGAACTCGAACAGGCCACGCTGCGCGCGCCGATCGACGGCGTGGTGACCAAGGGACGCTATCGCGTCGGCGATCGGATCGAGCCGGGCAAGGCGGCGTTTGAACTGGCGGCCGACGACGCCTATTGCTTCGAGGCGGCGGTGGTCAGTGAAGACGTGGGGCGATTGCGGCAACAGATGAAGGCGCGGGTCAAGTTCGACGCCTTCGACTTTCAGCGCTACGGCACGCTGGCGGGGGAGGTGTCGTTCATCTCGCCCGACTCGACGCTGCTGACCGAGCCGGCGGGGCGCGGCACGGTTTACGTGGTACGGGTGCGGCTGACGGGGCGCGAGTTGCGGCGGGGCGAGCTGCGCGGCGCCATTAAGCTAGGAATGGCCGGAACGGTGGAGATCGTCACCGATCGGCAGAGCGTGCTGATGGTGCTGGTGCGGCGGATTCGCTCGTCGATCAGCCTGGGTTAG